A section of the Castanea sativa cultivar Marrone di Chiusa Pesio chromosome 12, ASM4071231v1 genome encodes:
- the LOC142618571 gene encoding O-fucosyltransferase 10 — MAMKPKTHNGNGNSSDNNNNSGGGSSSSPSPPPSPPLRSSVSQCRRRVRSKAPSQLLKDSFGGGILFRRNLRYLVVLPLLYLSGLLMCVGGPFSALVGWPTTPGAVYRSHDMFRKFWPHIHSDNSSVLELSSVWKNKRRVKEQKPCPNSTASPRFESSGPSGYLIVEANGGLNQQRSAICNAVAVAGLLNAILVIPRFDFHNVWRDPSEFRDIYDEDHFIATLEGYVKVVKEVPEELMLKYENNITIVPSFHVQAWASVSYYLGEVYPVLQQQGIIRIAPFANRLAMNVPPHIQFLRCLTNYEALRFSAPISTLAKKLVNRMIEKSSRTGRKYISVHLRFEEDMVAFSCCVYDGGEAEKIEMDSVREKGWRGKFKRKDRIILPGLNRINGKCPLSPLEVGMMLRGMGFSNDTSIYLASGKIYWAERHLVPLLKMFPHLHTKESLATPDELAPFMGYSSRLAALDYTVCLFSEAFVTTQGGNFPHFLMGHRRFLYGGHAKTIIPDKRKLVVLLQDTGLSWKDFKDQMKEMLNESDRKGMMVPRVRKFNRKTSVYTHPLPECGCLQRPPNTLIIPNSTFLNYHQKSMR; from the exons ATGGCCATGAAACCTAAAACCCACAACGGAAATGGCAACTCCagcgacaacaacaacaacagcggCGGAGGAAGCAGCAGCTCGCCCAGCCCGCCTCCGTCGCCGCCGCTTCGCTCCAGCGTATCCCAATGCCGGCGACGAGTGCGGTCCAAAGCACCATCTCAGCTCTTAAAGGACAGCTTCGGCGGTGGCATTTTGTTCCGGCGAAACCTGCGGTACTTGGTGGTGCTTCCTCTGCTCTACTTGTCTGGGTTGCTCATGTGTGTTGGTGGGCCCTTCTCGGCTCTCGTCGGCTGGCCCACCACTCCTGGCGCCGTGTACCGTAGCCACGACATGTTTCGGAAATTCTGGCCTCATATTCACTCTGATAATTCCTCTGTTCTTGAG TTGTCCTCtgtttggaaaaacaaaagaagggtAAAAGAGCAAAAACCATGTCCAAATTCAACAGCTAGTCCACGTTTTG AGTCCTCTGGCCCTAGTGGTTACTTGATTGTTGAGGCTAATGGTGGTCTTAACCAACAACGCTCTGCG ATCTGTAATGCAGTGGCTGTAGCTGGGCTTTTGAATGCAATACTAGTTATCCCTCGCTTTGATTTCCATaatgtttggagagatccaag TGAGTTTCGTGACATATACGATGAAGATCATTTCATAGCCACCCTTGAAGGCTATGTGAAAGTGGTTAAAGAGGTACCTGAAGAATTGATGCTAAAATATGAAAACAACATTACTATTGTTCCAAGCTTCCATGTCCAAGCTTGGGCTTCTGTCAGTTATTACTTGGGAGAAGTGTATCCTGTCTTGCAGCAGCAAGG gaTCATCCGCATAGCCCCCTTTGCTAATAGATTGGCGATGAATGTCCCACCTCATATTCAATTTCTAAGATGTCTGACTAATTATGAAGCATTGCGATTCTCTGCTCCCATTTCAACTCTTGCAAAGAAACTAGTAAACAGAATGATTGAGAAGAGTTCTAGGACTGGTAGAAAGTATATTTCTGTCCATCTTCGTTTTGAGGAG GACATGGTGGCATTTTCATGCTGTGTGTATGATGGAGGGGAGgcagaaaaaattgaaatggaTTCAGTTCGTGAAAAAGGATGGAGAGGAAAGTTCAAACGAAAAGACCGTATCATCTTGCCTGGTCTCAATCGAATCAATGGAAAATGCCCACTATCTCCCTTGGAG GTTGGGATGATGCTGCGTGGTATGGGGTTTTCTAATGACACTTCAATATATCTTGCCTCAGGGAAGATATACTGGGCAGAAAGGCATTTAGTTCCTCTGCTAAAGATGTTTCCTCATCTCCATACGAAGGAATCTCTTGCAACCCCGGATGAGCTTGCTCCTTTTATG GGATACTCTTCAAGATTGGCAGCTTTGGACTACACTGTATGCTTGTTTAGTGAGGCTTTTGTGACAACTCAGGGTGGAAACTTTCCTCATTTTCTGATGGGCCACCGGAGATTCCTCTATGGTGGACATGCTAAGACCATTATTCCAGATAAACGAAAGCTTGTTGTTCTACTGCAGGACACGGGTCTCAG TTGGAAAGATTTCAAAGATCAGATGAAAGAAATGTTAAATGAGAGTGACCGCAAGGGGATGATGGTACCCAGAGTGAGAAAATTCAACAGAAAAACTTCTGTTTACACACATCCTTTGCCGGAATGCGGATGTCTCCAGAGACCCCCCAATACTCTAATCATCCCAAATTCTACATTCCTTAATTACCACCAAAAATCCATGAGATAA